CTGATCAGCAGCAGCACCGTCCCGATAATGAGGTAGGGAATCTGTACTGCCGTCACATCAATAGCAGCGGCGTTGGCGGCATTATCCAGCGTTGGGAGGCGGCTCAGAATCAGGGCGCTGCCGAGCAACGGCGCCAGGAAAGTGCCCAACGAATTGAAGGCTTGGGTGAGCGTGAGGCGCGCTGAGGCCGACTTGGGTGGGCCCAGGATAGCTACGTACGGATTGGCTGCTACCTGTAGGATGGTAATGCCCGATGCCAGCACGAACAGCGCCCCCAGAAATAGCCCGTACACGCGCTGCTCCGCTGCCGGATAAAATAAATAGGCCCCCAGCGCGGCAATGGCGAAGCCAATCAGCATGCCCCGCTTGTAGCCGACTCGTTGTACCAGCTTGCCCGCCGGAATGCTGACTAGAAAATAAGCCCCGAAAAAGCACAGGTTAATCAGGTTGGCCTGGGTGTAGGAGAGTTGAAAAATGGCCTTCAGGTAGGGAATCAGAATGTCGTTCAGACAGGTAATGAAGCCCCACAGAAAGAACAAAGTGGTCACGGCGCTCAGGGCCGAGGTGTAGCGTTCGGTTTGGGCCGGCGCGGCCGTGCCAGCGGGCCGGGGCGGGAGAACGGAGGGAGGGGAGGCCATTAGCGGAGTCAACAAATAGTGAAAGGTGGAATAAGGAGCCGTAGCGGCACCTCTCATCGGCGGAAATCGGAAGCGCTGCCGCTTCAAGAGCTAAGATGACGACAATTTTATAATCTTAAGACGCCTATCAAAGTTAAAGCTTAAAGGTTTTAGCAAATGTGAGCTGTTCCATCACTCATGAAGCCTCATGATTAGTGAGAAACTCCGCTGGAATCGGATTGTAGCCCATACTAGAGCATGTGGCGAATTTACTTGTCATCTGAAAAGGCTGTCATGCCTGATCTGTCGTCCGCTTGTCGAAGTATCTCTATTGGTTACTAGTCAACAGCATTGCAACGAAGCACGCGAGATGCTTCGCTCCGCTCAGCATGACAACTACTGTAGCAACGACTATTGGCCCGATGCTACATTCATGCTTGTAAGCAGAATGTCCTGTGTGACGATCCTTAACGACGTTACTTGATCAGCAGCTCGACTGGGGGGCTTTTTCGGCCATTGGGAGCAACGGTTACCGCTCGTACGGTGAGCTGCTGGTTGAGCGGCACGGCCAAGGGCTTGGTATAGAGGTCGGTAGTTTCGTCGGGCATTTTGCCGTCTATGGTGTAGCGAATTTGCCCCCCAGGCACCAAGGAGCGCAGCGTCAGTACGGCTTTGCCGCCCTGCCGAACCACACTGGCGCTATCGAGGCCCAGCGGCTCGGGCACCCGGTAGTTTATCCTGCGTGCATCGAGCCGGGCAAACTGCTGACTCATACGCGGCAAAAACTCGGCGTATTTTTTCCTCGCAGCAGGCGTCCAGGCGACCTCTGCCACCGCCAGTAGCCGCGGAAACAGCATATACTCCACCTTGGCCGGCGTCGTGATGTATTCAGTCCACAGGTTGGCTTGCGGACCCAGGATGTGCTTTTGCTGCTCCGGCGTCAGCTCCTGGGGCAGGGGATTAAAGCTGTATACTTTCTCCAGGGGCAGGTAGCCGCCAATCATGAGCGGCTCGTAGGGACTGTGGGGCTGCGGGTGCTGGCCATAATCCAGGTATAGATGGCTGGTGGGCGTCATCACCACATCGTTGCCGCGCCGGGCGGCTTCAATACCACCTTTCTCGCCCCGCCAACTCATGACGGTAGCGCTTGGAGAGATGCCGCCTTCCAGAATCTCATCCCAGCCGAGCAGCTTCTTGCCTTTGCTCTGCAAAAACTTCTCGATGCGGCGGTTAAACCAGCCCTGCACTTTTTCCACGTCATCCAGCCCTTCGCGCTTCATAATTTCCTGCACGGCGGCACTTTCCTTCCAGCGCCCCTTCGGCGACTCGTCGCCCCGATGTGGATGTACTGGCCGGGAAACAGGGCACTTACTTCCGTCAGCACATCCTCGAAAAACCGGAAGGTTGGCTCCGTGGGGCACACAATGTCCTCATTTACCCCCACTGCGTCCAGGCTTCATAGGGGCCGGGCCGGCACGCCAGCTCGGGGTAAGCGGCCAGCACGGCCACCGAATGCCCCGGCATTTCTATTTCCGGTACAATGGTAATGTAGCGCTTCTGGGCGTAGGCCACCACGTCCTTGATTTGCTCCTGGGTGTAGAAGCCGCCGTAGGGCGTGGCGTCGTACTTGAACTCGGCGGGCGTTTTAAACTGCTGCTGGGCGCCAATCAGGG
The window above is part of the Hymenobacter radiodurans genome. Proteins encoded here:
- a CDS encoding sugar MFS transporter; amino-acid sequence: MLTPLMASPPSVLPPRPAGTAAPAQTERYTSALSAVTTLFFLWGFITCLNDILIPYLKAIFQLSYTQANLINLCFFGAYFLVSIPAGKLVQRVGYKRGMLIGFAIAALGAYLFYPAAEQRVYGLFLGALFVLASGITILQVAANPYVAILGPPKSASARLTLTQAFNSLGTFLAPLLGSALILSRLPTLDNAANAAAIDVTAVQIPYLIIGTVLLLISLVLSRVTLPQIELTTEEVPDVAAGATRAWSYRHLVLGVVGIFAYVGAEVAIGSHIVSYLALPDVMGLDPKAAGDRVSLYWGAAMVGRFAGAYLLNKFSPSKLLAFNAVGAVILVLVSINSTGELAMWSLLAVGLMNSIMWPVIFPLALAGLGRHTEEGSGLLCTAVVGGP
- a CDS encoding FN3 associated domain-containing protein; the encoded protein is MLFPRLLAVAEVAWTPAARKKYAEFLPRMSQQFARLDARRINYRVPEPLGLDSASVVRQGGKAVLTLRSLVPGGQIRYTIDGKMPDETTDLYTKPLAVPLNQQLTVRAVTVAPNGRKSPPVELLIK